From the genome of Triticum aestivum cultivar Chinese Spring chromosome 3B, IWGSC CS RefSeq v2.1, whole genome shotgun sequence, one region includes:
- the LOC123065572 gene encoding probable glutathione S-transferase GSTU6, whose protein sequence is MAGGGEGGELQLLGAWMSPWVIRVKVALRMNGLSYEYIEEDLQHKSDLLLSSNPVHKKVPVLIHDGRPVCESLVVLEYVDEAWAGAGTPLLPADPHDRAVARFWATYVNDTFFPSWRPLFRATTAEQRAEAFENVLPQVETLERAFRECSKGKAFFGGDAVGIVDLALGSFVVWIRAVDELGGTNLLDEARVPGLAAWAERFMAVDAVEEEMPEAGKIMEHYKGFLAKLAAPAGSS, encoded by the exons ATggcaggaggaggggaaggaggcgaGCTGCAGCTGCTGGGCGCGTGGATGAGCCCCTGGGTGATCCGCGTGAAGGTGGCGCTGCGGATGAATGGCCTCAGCTACGAGTACATCGAGGAGGACCTGCAGCACAAGAGCGACCTCCTGCTCAGCTCCAACCCGGTGCACAAGAAGGTCCCCGTGCTGATCCACGACGGCCGGCCGGTGTGCGAGTCGCTCGTCGTCCTCGAGTACGTCGACGAGGCCTGGGCCGGGGCCGGGACGCCCCTCCTCCCCGCCGACCCCCACGACCGCGCCGTCGCCCGCTTCTGGGCCACCTACGTCAACGACACG TTCTTCCCGTCGTGGAGGCCGCTGTTCAGGGCGACGACGGCGGAGCAGAGAGCGGAGGCGTTCGAGAACGTGCTGCCTCAGGTGGAGACGCTGGAGCGGGCGTTCAGGGAGTGCTCCAAGGGGAAGGCCTTCTTCGGCGGCGACGCCGTCGGGATCGTCGACCTCGCTCTCGGAAGCTTCGTGGTGTGGATCCGGGCGGTGGACGAATTGGGCGGCACCAACCTGCTGGACGAGGCCAGAGTCCCGGGCCTGGCGGCGTGGGCCGAGCGGTTCATGGCCGTGGACGCCGTGGAGGAGGAGATGCCCGAAGCCGGGAAGATCATGGAGCACTACAAAGGGTTTCTCGCGAAATTGGCTGCACCTGCTGGTTCTAGCTAA